A section of the Oreochromis aureus strain Israel breed Guangdong linkage group 22, ZZ_aureus, whole genome shotgun sequence genome encodes:
- the hsf1 gene encoding heat shock factor protein 1 isoform X2, with translation MEYPGGGGAVLSSGNVPAFLTKLWTLVEDPDTDPLICWSPSGTSFHVFDQGRFSKEVLPKFFKHNNMASFIRQLNMYGFRKVVHIEQGGLVKPERDDTEFQHPFFIRGQEHLLENIKRKVTNVSSVRQDDAKICAEEVNKILNDVQLMKGKQETIDSRIVAMKHENEALWREVASLRQKHTQQQKVVNKLIQFLVSLIQSNRLLGVKRKIPLMLNDSGNTHSMPKYSRPFSLEQAAANLFSADTSVTSGPIISDITDMATSGSDELASDWTDQGESQSVDIKEEPSSPEVEVCPVLEEVAAPVDTPLSPTTFINSILEENEPPTPVTSTSSAPTASPIVVMSSVSTGPLTSASSTQSLTSVTTANTAPSPTTPQKKCQAIACIDRPRPLPSAGGLPPDVWRFLSAQPDKSELLDHVDTIDSSLENLQNILNTQTFSFDTVPLIEFFSSSGSPADFDLDSLDNLLSDEAPKGSEESGTGKQLVQYTPVQTSESIGLADSGADLPALLELETEPFLSSDPHTEDPGTTLLNHANLDSNL, from the exons ATGGAATATCCCGGAGGAGGGGGGGCGGTGCTGAGCAGCGGGAACGTCCCGGCCTTCCTGACCAAATTGTGGACCCTGGTGGAGGACCCGGACACCGACCCGCTCATCTGTTGGAGTCCG AGTGGTACCAGTTTCCATGTGTTCGACCAGGGGCGGTTTTCCAAAGAAGTTCTGCCAAAGTTCTTCAAGCACAACAACATGGCCTCTTTCATCCGCCAACTCAACATGT ATGGTTTCCGTAAGGTGGTGCACATTGAGCAGGGTGGTCTGGTGAAACCGGAGAGAGATGACACAGAGTTTCAGCACCCGTTCTTCATCAGAGGACAAGAACATCTGCTGGAGAACATCAAACGCAAAGTCACCAAC GTGTCATCAGTGCGTCAGGATGATGCAAAAATCTGTGCGGAGGAAGTGAATAAGATCCTGAACGATGTCCAGTTGATGAAGGGAAAACAAGAAACCATCGACTCCAGGATCGTCGCAATGAAACA TGAGAACGAGGCTCTGTGGAGAGAGGTGGCCAGTCTGAGACAGAAACACACTCAGCAGCAGAAAGTTGTCAACAAG ctCATACAGTTCCTGGTATCTCTCATTCAGTCCAACAGACTGCTAGGAGTCAAGAGGAAgat TCCTCTGATGCTCAACGACTCTGGCAACACCCACTCAATGCCCAAATATAGCCGTCCCTTCTCATTGGAGCAG gctgCAGCCAATCTCTTCTCAGCTGACACCTCTGTGACTTCAGGACCCATCATCTCTGACATCACAGACATGGCCACATCTGGTTCAGATGAATTGGCTAGTGATTGGACGGACCAAGG AGAGAGCCAATCAGTCGATATCAAAGAGGAACCGTCCAGTCCGGAGGTGGAGGTGTGTCCTGTTCTGGAGGAAGTGGCTGCACCAGTGGACACGCCCCTCTCCCCCACCACCTTCATTAACTCCATCCTAGAGGAGAATGAGCCACCCACCCCAGTGACCTCCACGAGCAGTGCTCCCACAG CCAGTCCCATTGTGGTGATGAGCTCCGTCTCCACTGGCCCCCTGACTTCTGCCTCATCCACTCAATCACTCACCTCCGTTACCACAGCAAACACAGCCCCCAGCCCAACAACACCTCAGAAGAAATGTCAAGCCATTGCCTGTATTGACAG ACCCCGCCCCCTTCCCTCTGCAGGTGGACTCCCACCTGACGTTTGGCGGTTCCTCTCAGCACAACCTGACAA GTCTGAGCTTTTGGATCATGTGGATACTATCGACAGCAGCTTAGAGAACCTGCAGAACATACTCAACACACAGACGTTCTCCTTCGATACAGTTCCACTTATTGAG TTTTTCAGTTCATCTGGCTCGCCTGCAGATTTTGACCTTGACAGTTTGGATAAC CTGCTGTCTGATGAAGCTCCTAAGGGAAGTGAAGAAAGCGGAACAG GAAAGCAGCTGGTTCAGTATACACCTGTCCAAACGTCTGAATCAATAGGCCTGGCAGACAGCGGGGCCGACCTGCCAGCGCTGCTGGAGTTGGAAACGGAACCGTTTCTCAGCTCTGACCCCCACACCGAGGACCCAGGCACCACCTTGTTGAACCACGCCAATCTGGACTCCAACCTCTGA
- the si:ch211-80h18.1 gene encoding uncharacterized protein si:ch211-80h18.1 — MTAPPHLESSGVTVTPHADQNSLNSPADLVHHSDTTVDQPGPDQTFLSSGLDQSLPSSVSGSSHSAGSVSSSSTHIEALRDPKDAADSANTDGNGRQTLLTDTNGAETEKLISLSDLYTDLTGGAESVTRVNVNLTVSGLGFGHDVTESPSIMDQTASVDVTQTHNPVSGVHPHTDLVTMTADFSGTDTVATDHTGKLLNSSLPAVTDHTQMAGSVTEQYNPSGQGPEGAENVELEDTC, encoded by the exons ATGACAGCACCCCCTCACCTGGAGTCTTCAG GTGTGACAGTAACTCCACATGCAGATCAGAACAGTCTGAACTCACCTGCAG ATCTTGTTCATCATTCTGATACCACTGTTGATCAGCCAGGACCAGATCAAACCTTCCTGAGTTCAGGACTTGATCAATCACTACCCAGCTCTGTCTCTGGTTCCTCCCACTCTGCAG GGTCAGTGTCTTCATCCTCAACACACATTGAAGCTCTCAGAGACCCGAAAG ATGCAGCTGATTCAGCTAATACTGATG GAAACGGTCGACAGACCCTGTTGACAGACACAAATGGAG cagagacagaaaaactgatttcccTCAGCGATCTTTATACTGATCTCACAG gtGGTGCAGAGTCAGTAACCAGGGTTAATGTCAATCTCACAG tttcaggtcttggattcGGGCATGATGTCACAG AGTCTCCATCCATTATGGATCAAACTGCGTCAGTCGacgtcacacagacacataacccAG TTTCAGGCGTTCACCCTCACACAGATCTGGTTACCATGACAGCAGACTTCTCTGGGACAGATACAG ttgcaaCAGATCATACAGGAAAGCTTCTCAACTCTA gtctTCCAGCTGTGACAGATCACACACAGATGGCTG GTTCAGTTACTGAACAGTACAACCCATCTGGTCAGGGTCCTGAAG GTGCAGAAAATGTGGAACTGGAGGATACCTGCTGA
- the hsf1 gene encoding heat shock factor protein 1 isoform X1, whose product MEYPGGGGAVLSSGNVPAFLTKLWTLVEDPDTDPLICWSPSGTSFHVFDQGRFSKEVLPKFFKHNNMASFIRQLNMYGFRKVVHIEQGGLVKPERDDTEFQHPFFIRGQEHLLENIKRKVTNVSSVRQDDAKICAEEVNKILNDVQLMKGKQETIDSRIVAMKHENEALWREVASLRQKHTQQQKVVNKLIQFLVSLIQSNRLLGVKRKIPLMLNDSGNTHSMPKYSRPFSLEQAAANLFSADTSVTSGPIISDITDMATSGSDELASDWTDQGESQSVDIKEEPSSPEVEVCPVLEEVAAPVDTPLSPTTFINSILEENEPPTPVTSTSSAPTAASPIVVMSSVSTGPLTSASSTQSLTSVTTANTAPSPTTPQKKCQAIACIDRPRPLPSAGGLPPDVWRFLSAQPDKSELLDHVDTIDSSLENLQNILNTQTFSFDTVPLIEFFSSSGSPADFDLDSLDNLLSDEAPKGSEESGTGKQLVQYTPVQTSESIGLADSGADLPALLELETEPFLSSDPHTEDPGTTLLNHANLDSNL is encoded by the exons ATGGAATATCCCGGAGGAGGGGGGGCGGTGCTGAGCAGCGGGAACGTCCCGGCCTTCCTGACCAAATTGTGGACCCTGGTGGAGGACCCGGACACCGACCCGCTCATCTGTTGGAGTCCG AGTGGTACCAGTTTCCATGTGTTCGACCAGGGGCGGTTTTCCAAAGAAGTTCTGCCAAAGTTCTTCAAGCACAACAACATGGCCTCTTTCATCCGCCAACTCAACATGT ATGGTTTCCGTAAGGTGGTGCACATTGAGCAGGGTGGTCTGGTGAAACCGGAGAGAGATGACACAGAGTTTCAGCACCCGTTCTTCATCAGAGGACAAGAACATCTGCTGGAGAACATCAAACGCAAAGTCACCAAC GTGTCATCAGTGCGTCAGGATGATGCAAAAATCTGTGCGGAGGAAGTGAATAAGATCCTGAACGATGTCCAGTTGATGAAGGGAAAACAAGAAACCATCGACTCCAGGATCGTCGCAATGAAACA TGAGAACGAGGCTCTGTGGAGAGAGGTGGCCAGTCTGAGACAGAAACACACTCAGCAGCAGAAAGTTGTCAACAAG ctCATACAGTTCCTGGTATCTCTCATTCAGTCCAACAGACTGCTAGGAGTCAAGAGGAAgat TCCTCTGATGCTCAACGACTCTGGCAACACCCACTCAATGCCCAAATATAGCCGTCCCTTCTCATTGGAGCAG gctgCAGCCAATCTCTTCTCAGCTGACACCTCTGTGACTTCAGGACCCATCATCTCTGACATCACAGACATGGCCACATCTGGTTCAGATGAATTGGCTAGTGATTGGACGGACCAAGG AGAGAGCCAATCAGTCGATATCAAAGAGGAACCGTCCAGTCCGGAGGTGGAGGTGTGTCCTGTTCTGGAGGAAGTGGCTGCACCAGTGGACACGCCCCTCTCCCCCACCACCTTCATTAACTCCATCCTAGAGGAGAATGAGCCACCCACCCCAGTGACCTCCACGAGCAGTGCTCCCACAG CAGCCAGTCCCATTGTGGTGATGAGCTCCGTCTCCACTGGCCCCCTGACTTCTGCCTCATCCACTCAATCACTCACCTCCGTTACCACAGCAAACACAGCCCCCAGCCCAACAACACCTCAGAAGAAATGTCAAGCCATTGCCTGTATTGACAG ACCCCGCCCCCTTCCCTCTGCAGGTGGACTCCCACCTGACGTTTGGCGGTTCCTCTCAGCACAACCTGACAA GTCTGAGCTTTTGGATCATGTGGATACTATCGACAGCAGCTTAGAGAACCTGCAGAACATACTCAACACACAGACGTTCTCCTTCGATACAGTTCCACTTATTGAG TTTTTCAGTTCATCTGGCTCGCCTGCAGATTTTGACCTTGACAGTTTGGATAAC CTGCTGTCTGATGAAGCTCCTAAGGGAAGTGAAGAAAGCGGAACAG GAAAGCAGCTGGTTCAGTATACACCTGTCCAAACGTCTGAATCAATAGGCCTGGCAGACAGCGGGGCCGACCTGCCAGCGCTGCTGGAGTTGGAAACGGAACCGTTTCTCAGCTCTGACCCCCACACCGAGGACCCAGGCACCACCTTGTTGAACCACGCCAATCTGGACTCCAACCTCTGA
- the hsf1 gene encoding heat shock factor protein 1 isoform X3 — protein sequence MEYPGGGGAVLSSGNVPAFLTKLWTLVEDPDTDPLICWSPSGTSFHVFDQGRFSKEVLPKFFKHNNMASFIRQLNMYGFRKVVHIEQGGLVKPERDDTEFQHPFFIRGQEHLLENIKRKVTNVSSVRQDDAKICAEEVNKILNDVQLMKGKQETIDSRIVAMKHENEALWREVASLRQKHTQQQKVVNKLIQFLVSLIQSNRLLGVKRKIPLMLNDSGNTHSMPKYSRPFSLEQAAANLFSADTSVTSGPIISDITDMATSGSDELASDWTDQGESQSVDIKEEPSSPEVEVCPVLEEVAAPVDTPLSPTTFINSILEENEPPTPVTSTSSAPTAASPIVVMSSVSTGPLTSASSTQSLTSVTTANTAPSPTTPQKKCQAIACIDRSELLDHVDTIDSSLENLQNILNTQTFSFDTVPLIEFFSSSGSPADFDLDSLDNLLSDEAPKGSEESGTGKQLVQYTPVQTSESIGLADSGADLPALLELETEPFLSSDPHTEDPGTTLLNHANLDSNL from the exons ATGGAATATCCCGGAGGAGGGGGGGCGGTGCTGAGCAGCGGGAACGTCCCGGCCTTCCTGACCAAATTGTGGACCCTGGTGGAGGACCCGGACACCGACCCGCTCATCTGTTGGAGTCCG AGTGGTACCAGTTTCCATGTGTTCGACCAGGGGCGGTTTTCCAAAGAAGTTCTGCCAAAGTTCTTCAAGCACAACAACATGGCCTCTTTCATCCGCCAACTCAACATGT ATGGTTTCCGTAAGGTGGTGCACATTGAGCAGGGTGGTCTGGTGAAACCGGAGAGAGATGACACAGAGTTTCAGCACCCGTTCTTCATCAGAGGACAAGAACATCTGCTGGAGAACATCAAACGCAAAGTCACCAAC GTGTCATCAGTGCGTCAGGATGATGCAAAAATCTGTGCGGAGGAAGTGAATAAGATCCTGAACGATGTCCAGTTGATGAAGGGAAAACAAGAAACCATCGACTCCAGGATCGTCGCAATGAAACA TGAGAACGAGGCTCTGTGGAGAGAGGTGGCCAGTCTGAGACAGAAACACACTCAGCAGCAGAAAGTTGTCAACAAG ctCATACAGTTCCTGGTATCTCTCATTCAGTCCAACAGACTGCTAGGAGTCAAGAGGAAgat TCCTCTGATGCTCAACGACTCTGGCAACACCCACTCAATGCCCAAATATAGCCGTCCCTTCTCATTGGAGCAG gctgCAGCCAATCTCTTCTCAGCTGACACCTCTGTGACTTCAGGACCCATCATCTCTGACATCACAGACATGGCCACATCTGGTTCAGATGAATTGGCTAGTGATTGGACGGACCAAGG AGAGAGCCAATCAGTCGATATCAAAGAGGAACCGTCCAGTCCGGAGGTGGAGGTGTGTCCTGTTCTGGAGGAAGTGGCTGCACCAGTGGACACGCCCCTCTCCCCCACCACCTTCATTAACTCCATCCTAGAGGAGAATGAGCCACCCACCCCAGTGACCTCCACGAGCAGTGCTCCCACAG CAGCCAGTCCCATTGTGGTGATGAGCTCCGTCTCCACTGGCCCCCTGACTTCTGCCTCATCCACTCAATCACTCACCTCCGTTACCACAGCAAACACAGCCCCCAGCCCAACAACACCTCAGAAGAAATGTCAAGCCATTGCCTGTATTGACAG GTCTGAGCTTTTGGATCATGTGGATACTATCGACAGCAGCTTAGAGAACCTGCAGAACATACTCAACACACAGACGTTCTCCTTCGATACAGTTCCACTTATTGAG TTTTTCAGTTCATCTGGCTCGCCTGCAGATTTTGACCTTGACAGTTTGGATAAC CTGCTGTCTGATGAAGCTCCTAAGGGAAGTGAAGAAAGCGGAACAG GAAAGCAGCTGGTTCAGTATACACCTGTCCAAACGTCTGAATCAATAGGCCTGGCAGACAGCGGGGCCGACCTGCCAGCGCTGCTGGAGTTGGAAACGGAACCGTTTCTCAGCTCTGACCCCCACACCGAGGACCCAGGCACCACCTTGTTGAACCACGCCAATCTGGACTCCAACCTCTGA